From one Gossypium hirsutum isolate 1008001.06 chromosome D08, Gossypium_hirsutum_v2.1, whole genome shotgun sequence genomic stretch:
- the LOC107908586 gene encoding uncharacterized protein, with translation MLKLKPLVPATFQQFANAKVSTSQLWEAIRTRGVKVECQCLLWFPLHIPKHSLIAWMVIFNRLPTRDRLLAFGISIDTCCFFCMDAAEKCDHIFFECSFSRKVWQSILCLCSIYRAVRTCRQELWIQRNKRYFGASFLTEDAVLVQD, from the coding sequence ATGCTTAAGTTGAAGCCTTTGGTTCCTGCCACTTTTCAACAGTTTGCTAATGCTAAAGTGAGTACTTCTCAATTGTGGGAGGCAATTAGAACTCGTGGTGTGAAGGTGGAATGTCAATGTTTGCTATGGTTCCCTTTACATATTCCTAAGCATTCTCTTATTGCTTGGATGGTCATTTTTAATAGGCTCCCAACCCGAGATCGCTTGCTTGCTTTTGGGATTTCGATTGATACTTGTTGTTTTTTCTGTATGGATGCTGCAGAGAAATGTGATCACATTTTCTTTGAGTGCAGTTTTTCAAGGAAGGTGTGGCAGTCAATTTTGTGCCTTTGCTCCATTTATAGGGCTGTGAGAACTTGTAGGCAAGAGTTATGGATACAGAGGAACAAGAGATATTTTGGTGCATCTTTCTTAACTGAAGATGCTGTCTTGGTACAAGATTAA